From Etheostoma cragini isolate CJK2018 chromosome 17, CSU_Ecrag_1.0, whole genome shotgun sequence, one genomic window encodes:
- the LOC117960564 gene encoding LOW QUALITY PROTEIN: plasma membrane calcium-transporting ATPase 2-like (The sequence of the model RefSeq protein was modified relative to this genomic sequence to represent the inferred CDS: substituted 2 bases at 2 genomic stop codons): protein MAAQRPVSARSRKNTELCARLRTSPVKDXTGTLEEIVXRREEFGQNHNPPQKPKTFVELVWEALQDVTLIILMLPAIFSLALLFYLAAVAQWQNCGKASGCVEDEGEAAAGWIEGTAILLSVVCMVQVTAFNVWSKEKLFRGLQSRIEHDQKFTVVRGGQVIQINVSEIVVGNIAQAKYGERSKSMHLAIAERPLVESDY, encoded by the exons atggcggcccaGCGGCCTGTCAGTGCCA GATCAAGGAAAAATACGGAGCTGTGTGCCAGACTGAGAACATCACCTGTTAAAG ATTGAACTGGAACATTGGAGGAGATTGTCTAAAGGAGAGAAGAGTTTGGCCAAAACCACAACCCTCCACAAAAACCAAAGACATTTGTGGAGCTAGTGTGGGAGGCACTGCAGGATGTCACCCTGATCATCCTGATGCTGCCAGCCATCTTTTCATTGGCCCTGTTGTTCTAcctggcggctgtggctcagtggcaga ACTGTGGCAAAGCGTCTGGTTGCGTGGAGGATGAAGGTGAGGCAGCGGCTGGATGGATCGAAGGCACTGCCATCCTGCTGTCAGTGGTCTGCATGGTCCAGGTGACAGCCTTTAATGTCTGGAGCAAAGAGAAGCTGTTCCGCGGCCTCCAGAGCCGCATTGAGCATGACCAAAAGTTCACCGTTGTCCGAGGGGGGCAGGTGATCCAGATCAATGTGTCCGAGATTGTCGTTGGCAACATTGCGCAAGCCAAATATGGTGAGAGATCAAAAAGCATGCACTTAGCTATAGCAGAGCGCCCATTGGTTGAGAGTGATTACTAG